The DNA sequence TCTCGACGGGGTCAACATAGACGAAGCCGTCGAACAGGCAGCCGCCGCACCCGCAGCGGGCGCAGGCGGAGGTGCCGCAGCCGCAGGCGGAGAAGACGAGGAAGAAGAGGAAGCCGAAGCTGAGGAAGAGGAAGAAGAGGAGGAAGCCGAGGAAGAAGCAGAAGAGGACGCCGGAGAAGGTCTCGGCGAGCTCTTCGGTTAAGCTACGTTACAGCTCTTACTCGAATCTTACCTTAGATTTCCGAACCT is a window from the Candidatus Afararchaeum irisae genome containing:
- the rpl12p gene encoding 50S ribosomal protein P1 — protein: MEYIYAALVVHNAGNEVTEDSVTDVLEAAGVDVDESRVSALVAALDGVNIDEAVEQAAAAPAAGAGGGAAAAGGEDEEEEEAEAEEEEEEEEAEEEAEEDAGEGLGELFG